The following proteins are co-located in the Gemmatimonadaceae bacterium genome:
- a CDS encoding gas vesicle protein: protein MPEFVNPTRTHGLVDILDRVLDKGLVIAGDIKINLANVELLTIQVRLLVCSIDKAEQIGLNWWRNDPRLTMAGANTTLANTSDVEARLARIEEALTRLAAPTSAAKSPRKS, encoded by the coding sequence TTGCCTGAGTTTGTAAATCCGACGCGAACGCATGGCCTGGTCGACATTCTCGACCGAGTGCTCGACAAGGGCCTCGTGATCGCCGGCGACATCAAGATCAATTTGGCGAACGTCGAGTTGCTGACCATTCAGGTCAGGCTGCTCGTCTGCTCCATCGACAAGGCCGAGCAAATCGGCCTGAATTGGTGGCGTAACGACCCACGGCTGACGATGGCGGGCGCGAACACGACGCTGGCCAATACGTCGGATGTGGAAGCGCGCCTGGCGCGCATCGAAGAGGCTCTCACGCGACTGGCGGCGCCGACATCCGCCGCCAAATCGCCTCGGAAGTCGTAG
- the gvpA gene encoding gas vesicle structural protein GvpA encodes MAVERTPSGSSLIDVLDRVLDKGIVIDAWVRVSLVGIDLVTVEARVVVASIDTYLKYSEAVGITAPVSRPREVGAGDELERMQRENAELRRQLEQRG; translated from the coding sequence ATGGCTGTCGAACGCACGCCCAGTGGCAGTTCCCTCATCGACGTACTCGATCGCGTCCTCGACAAGGGTATCGTGATCGATGCGTGGGTTCGCGTTTCACTCGTCGGCATTGACCTGGTCACGGTCGAAGCGCGCGTCGTGGTCGCGTCGATCGACACATACCTCAAGTACTCGGAAGCCGTGGGCATCACGGCCCCGGTCTCGCGGCCGCGTGAGGTCGGCGCCGGAGACGAGCTCGAGCGCATGCAGCGCGAGAACGCCGAACTTCGGCGCCAGCTCGAGCAGCGTGGGTAG